CCACATCAAAATCAACGGCACAAAAGAGTTGAAAGCCGACGAAATTGAGAACCCGGTAGTTAAAAAAATCATTACTGGAGAACAGTAAATTGACTCAAAGAGCCCCTGCTGAAGAGGAACTTCGAAGACTCAGCGTAGAAATGCGCTACCTCGAGCAGACAGCAGAAGTGTTACAGCAACGCATAAACATGGTCAACACCGCCATAGCTGACCTCACATACGCCAACGCAACACTCGACGGCATAGAAAAAGAAAAAGAAAACACAGAGATGCTGGTTCCAATCGGCGGAAGCTCATACGTAAAAGTCAAACTAGCAGACCCCAACAAAGTCATCGTCGGCTTAGGGGCAGGCGTATCAATCGAGAAAACCCTCGCAGAAGCAAAAGCAACCCTCAAAGAACGCCTCGATGAACTCGAAAAAACCATGACCAGCGCCCAGCAACAATTCAGCCAAGTCGCCGAACGCATAAACAGCGGTCGCGGCAGACTAGAGTCGTTGCTTTCTGACGCACGACAAGCCAAACGTTAGAGCGTTTGAGCTATGTTTGAGAAGCTCAAGTCTGGTTTCAAGGGTTTAGTTACCAAAGTTACCACGACTGAGCTTAAAGAAGAAAACCTGACCCCAATTTTATCCGACTTCAAAATGAGTCTAGCCGAAAACGACGTGGCTTTCCCAGTCGCAGACAAAATCGGCGACGACCTAATCAAACGGCTTTCAGGCGTACAAGTTAAACGCCTAGAAGACCGAAAAAAAATCGTTGACGAAAACCTCCGCCAAGTCCTCCTCGAAGT
This genomic window from Candidatus Bathyarchaeota archaeon contains:
- the pfdA gene encoding prefoldin subunit alpha produces the protein MTQRAPAEEELRRLSVEMRYLEQTAEVLQQRINMVNTAIADLTYANATLDGIEKEKENTEMLVPIGGSSYVKVKLADPNKVIVGLGAGVSIEKTLAEAKATLKERLDELEKTMTSAQQQFSQVAERINSGRGRLESLLSDARQAKR